From the genome of Solanum lycopersicum chromosome 7, SLM_r2.1:
ttgagaaaaatattatctCCCAAAATCATAGATCAATAATTACCAAAAGTTGAAAATTTAGCCAATCATCACCACACTTGCCACATACAACAACAATTAGCCAGTAATTATTAGGACACAATCAATTAGTAATGTCAAATCATTTCACCTATCTTGCTCGTACTCGATTTTCCAAAAtgcaatattttttgaaatatttgacaTGCATTCATTTGCTATCGATATTTTAGAAGAATCCGAGCAATATAGCTTTTAACGACGAGAAAGCCTCTCTCTTCTTGTTGGTTCCATTGCGTGACATTCTCTGCAAGCTGACATAAACTTCCTGAAAACTCTTCGCAAAAACCAAAATCTCACTTTTCTTTTACCATTTTCCTTCCTCTGTTTCTTCGATTTCATCTCTTTGCCTCCTTTCGCACTCTGTTTCTGAGATTTCAAAACAAATTGGCCTTTTTTCTTCATTGCTGGAGCTgaaaattgttgttttttcttcattacTGGTGCTGGTGTTGCAATAAACTGCCATTTAGGCGAAATTCCAGTATGCAGAGTAGTcgaaaaattcatattattcgACGAATTTCTATACATAGCAAACGCTGAATTATTCCTTTGATTCATCAATTTCCTTTCAGAACATTCGCTGGTGCTGGTCCTCGCGCTGCTACTGCAACTGCTACGACTATTGGTGCTGTTGCTGCGCGAGGACCAGAGCGAATCTCTGCTACTAGCATTACTCGTTCTGCTCGTTGATCGCGAAAACGAAATCGGACTATTGATATTACTTACCGGTTGACAGGGGAAGTAATGCGGCAGTAACCGtccattgaagaacaaatgATCCGCCGGAGATTTCGGAGATCCCGGCGAAACACTACCGGAAAATTCAAATTCCATTTCTTCTCCTTCCTGAACCGGCATAATTATTGGAAATGAAAATCTATCACCTGAATTGCTCTTTCTACGACGATTTTCCATCGAAATTTATAGTTATTATCGTTGCAAACAAAGCTAAATCGGAGAATTTATAACTCAATTGATCCGTTTTTTATACTGGATCACGAAATTGTttattgatatgaaaaatgtataaagAGTTGGCTTTTTTCCCCTAAAGAGGGGATAAATGGACCCCTTGTTTGGGACTTGCTAATGAAGATTAGTGGTCTAAATGACTAAAAAtcatgtgataatttttttttaaacactaCTTTAAGTTTCCAACTATAGATTTGATTAATTAAGTTACTCTATATGGATAAGTAATCATATTGGAAGCGTGTAGATTTACCGAATATTAGTGTAtgaaattatgttgatatgtaGTGtagattatataataataattagtttactgctattattaatttgatacaGATCATCATAATCAAGATTAGTGATCTGTTGGCTTAAAAGTCAATGAAAAGAGATTTAGATTTATTACCTACTCTCTAATGCAACTAGATGATTTAAGAACGttgattttcaagatttttaacagtgaaatataattatatttctttttatcacCCTCcgtcttatattatttttcattttaaaagttgaaagaaaaatataattattttttcatttatctaATAGTTATTGCTTTTGAAGACTATAAACATTTAGTTATGGTGATATTATGAATGTTTAAATagtaataaagaataaaatagttaaacaacctttcttattattttttaagaggcgcgaaaaaaagaattacaacTGATAATTTAAGATGAACGGAAACTGAAATTTTCTTCCTCAAAATAATACTTTATCGTCGATCTCCTGTGAATATTATCTACTAGTCAATAAGTGCGTCGAAAATCATGAGGTTATCGTTTAAGTTCATCAAAAACATATGTAATTTCTCCAAATTTATCTAAGCCTTAATGTACAAAGTTATCTATGtactaatgaaaaaataattatcttcaaaattagtTAAAAAGCACGAAGATAGATTTTATCACGATTTACCCGAAAGAGTATCCTCTCATACTATGGTTGATAGACCTACTTTATATTATTTGCTTTTGTTGCTTTTATACATGAAAGATGAAGAGACTAACTCTATGAGAACACTTTCATGTAAAGTAAAAGAAGATTTTAAGCAAagtatagatatatatatcaaagaggaaagtaaaaaactaaaaaaaaaacaaagagggGGGACCCAAAAAACTCAAGTGATAACATATTAGGGATGTCTTTGAATCCCAAGACAAATACAATGATGAGTTCAACATTGGTCTCTTTGATTAATGAAGCAAAAAAGCAAATATTGAGGACTTCCACTTGGATCTATAGGGTATTAATAAATCCAAATCCAAGAGACAATAAAAGTTCTTTGAAATTTCAATGTCTCCCACTTGTGTTTTCTTTTAAGTCAATcatttagattttatttctatttttaaatagtttgtgcaaatatattttttgagattGACCAACATTTGACTATACAAAATTTTACATcgtaatttaatatttttaatttgttcgGGATGAACTTTTAAATCACATACTAAAAGGTACGTAAATTAAGGGATAACAAGTATTTTTGGGGGATAATTTACGACTCTATACTCTTTAACCAGCTAGTTTATAAAGCATGTATGAAATGTATATGTTGTTATATGTGTATTCATTAtactaaatatacatatactacatacataatatacatGACTATTAATGAATAAGTTGTGTATATTTCGACCATATTTGTAAACTAATTAATCGTACGGTATATATCCATAACCTTTTCTAAACTTTTTCCTTTTGGATGACCCATTTGGGTCCCATTTCTGCCTAACAACTTCTTTTGGGTCCACCATTATCAAGTAATTTAGTTTGGGCCTCTGAATATTTTATACGATTTGGATATGGGCCTTTTAAGTGTGCTTCAGTCTTCATTGTACGGCTacttttgaaagaaattggGTCAGTTATTTCTACCTTTGACTTGGATTGGAGCCCACTTAAACAAAAGGTACATGGAATGACCatattatatatactttttattcCAAAgctagttttatatatatagaaaaaattttgagaaattgggGCGTCCCTCTCCGAGATGGCTATTTAGTAAATgatcatctttttattttacatgtaATTGACGAATCTTATGAGAAATCGTTAGATCatgagataaattatttttctacaaGTTAAACGACAGTCTAATGTTTTGTTCGTAGGGAGGGCTATACAAgtgttaatttttaaaataaagggaaaatttaaataatagccTTAAAAGAAGGATGTTTGTGTAAAATTAATCCAATTTTAGGGACCACCAAAGTGCAACTTTGTCGAGTAATTTAGTTTGGGCCTCCAACAATATTTAATGTGTTTATGGGCCTCTTTTAGTGGTACGGCTACCTTTGAAGGGATTGGGTCAAGTTAGTGCTTACTACCTTTGACCTGGTTGGGAGCCCACTAAAAAGAGGTACAATTGTATTACGACTAAGCTCTCACACTTTTCTTATCGAGACATTTTCTCTTCACAAGCTCGATTGTTCCAATTTTACCATTCTCATCTTATATCCACCACGTGTAAACTCTCGCCcttgttgaagaagaaagaaactgATCGACATGTCTACAATATGTTCTAATCGGtagctttcttcttcttcaaaaatcccGACTTGGATATTTTCATTCCTCATCTTATATCTCTTGATATTCTTTCATATTTATCTTAGAATCCTCATGCCTGCTACTCTCTATCTTCTAAACATGAGAGTTCTTGATTGGTTAAC
Proteins encoded in this window:
- the LOC104648566 gene encoding uncharacterized protein, whose amino-acid sequence is MENRRRKSNSGDRFSFPIIMPVQEGEEMEFEFSGSVSPGSPKSPADHLFFNGRLLPHYFPCQPVSNINSPISFSRSTSRTSNASSRDSLWSSRSNSTNSRSSCSSSARTSTSECSERKLMNQRNNSAFAMYRNSSNNMNFSTTLHTGISPKWQFIATPAPVMKKKQQFSAPAMKKKGQFVLKSQKQSAKGGKEMKSKKQRKENGKRKVRFWFLRRVFRKFMSACRECHAMEPTRRERLSRR